Proteins from one Oenanthe melanoleuca isolate GR-GAL-2019-014 chromosome 1, OMel1.0, whole genome shotgun sequence genomic window:
- the FAM76B gene encoding protein FAM76B isoform X3, which translates to MAAAGAAAAPALYACTKCNQRYPFEELSQGQQLCKECRIAHPIVKCTYCRSEFQQESKTNTICKKCAQNVKQFGTPKPCQYCNIIAAFIGTKCQRCTNSEKKYGPPQTCEQCKQQCAFDRKEEGRRKVDGKLLCWLCTLSYKRVLQKTKEQRKSLGSSHSNSSSSSLTEKDQHHSKHHHHHHHHHRHSSSHHKISNLSPEQDQGLWKQSSSINQSADSGGTDNFVLISQLKEEVMSLKRLLQQRDQTILEKDKKLTELKADFQYQESNLRTKMNSMEKAHKETVEQLQAKNRELLKQVAALSKGKKFDKSGSILTSP; encoded by the exons atggcggcggcgggcgcggcggccgcCCCGGCGCTTTATGCGTGCACCAAGTGCAACCAGCGGTACCCGTTCGAGGAGCTCTCgcagggccagcagctgtgcaag GAGTGCCGCATCGCCCACCCCATCGTGAAGTGCACCTACTGCCGCTCCGAGTTCCAGCAGGAGAG CAAAACCAACACAATATGCAAGAAATGTGCCCAAAACGTGAAGCAGTTCGGAACG cccAAGCCTTGTCAGTATTGTAACATTATAGCAGCATTTATTGGCACCAAATGCCAGCGTTGCACCAACTCGGAGAAGAAGTATGGCCCGCCTCAGACCTGTGAGCAGTGCAAACAGCAATGTGCTTTTGATCGAAAagaggaggggagaaggaag GTTGATGGAAAGTTGTTGTGTTGGCTCTGTACGCTGTCCTACAAGAGAGTGTTACAGAAGACAAAAGAACAGAGGAAGAGCCTGGGATCTTCACATTCCaactcctcatcctcatctctTACTGAGAAAGACCAGCATCATTCAAAacaccaccaccatcaccaccatcatcatcgTCACAGCAGCAGTCATCATAA AATCAGCAATCTGAGTCCAGAACAAGATCAGGGACTATGGAAACAGAG tagCTCTATAAATCAGTCTGCAGACAGTGGAGGAACTGACAACTTTGTCCTTATAAGTCAGCTGAAAGAAGAAGTAATGTCACTTAAACGTCTTCTGCAGCAAAGAGATCAGACTATTTTAGAGAAAgataaaaag TTGACAGAATTGAAGGCAGACTTCCAGTACCAAGAGTCTAACTTGAGGACAAAGATGAACAGTATGGAGAAAGCTCACAAGGAAACTGTGGAACAATTGCAG GCCAAAAACAGAGAACTGCTCAAACAGGTTGCAGCATTGTCAAAGGGTAAAAAGTTTGATAAAAGTGGGAGTATCCTCACATCTCCTTGA
- the FAM76B gene encoding protein FAM76B isoform X1, translated as MAAAGAAAAPALYACTKCNQRYPFEELSQGQQLCKECRIAHPIVKCTYCRSEFQQESKTNTICKKCAQNVKQFGTPKPCQYCNIIAAFIGTKCQRCTNSEKKYGPPQTCEQCKQQCAFDRKEEGRRKVDGKLLCWLCTLSYKRVLQKTKEQRKSLGSSHSNSSSSSLTEKDQHHSKHHHHHHHHHRHSSSHHKISNLSPEQDQGLWKQSHKSSAAIQNETPKKKPKLESKPSNGDSSSINQSADSGGTDNFVLISQLKEEVMSLKRLLQQRDQTILEKDKKLTELKADFQYQESNLRTKMNSMEKAHKETVEQLQAKNRELLKQVAALSKGKKFDKSGSILTSP; from the exons atggcggcggcgggcgcggcggccgcCCCGGCGCTTTATGCGTGCACCAAGTGCAACCAGCGGTACCCGTTCGAGGAGCTCTCgcagggccagcagctgtgcaag GAGTGCCGCATCGCCCACCCCATCGTGAAGTGCACCTACTGCCGCTCCGAGTTCCAGCAGGAGAG CAAAACCAACACAATATGCAAGAAATGTGCCCAAAACGTGAAGCAGTTCGGAACG cccAAGCCTTGTCAGTATTGTAACATTATAGCAGCATTTATTGGCACCAAATGCCAGCGTTGCACCAACTCGGAGAAGAAGTATGGCCCGCCTCAGACCTGTGAGCAGTGCAAACAGCAATGTGCTTTTGATCGAAAagaggaggggagaaggaag GTTGATGGAAAGTTGTTGTGTTGGCTCTGTACGCTGTCCTACAAGAGAGTGTTACAGAAGACAAAAGAACAGAGGAAGAGCCTGGGATCTTCACATTCCaactcctcatcctcatctctTACTGAGAAAGACCAGCATCATTCAAAacaccaccaccatcaccaccatcatcatcgTCACAGCAGCAGTCATCATAA AATCAGCAATCTGAGTCCAGAACAAGATCAGGGACTATGGAAACAGAG CCATAAATCCTCTGCAGCTATTCAGAATGAAACtccaaagaaaaaacccaaactggaATCCAAGCCATCAAATGGAGATAG tagCTCTATAAATCAGTCTGCAGACAGTGGAGGAACTGACAACTTTGTCCTTATAAGTCAGCTGAAAGAAGAAGTAATGTCACTTAAACGTCTTCTGCAGCAAAGAGATCAGACTATTTTAGAGAAAgataaaaag TTGACAGAATTGAAGGCAGACTTCCAGTACCAAGAGTCTAACTTGAGGACAAAGATGAACAGTATGGAGAAAGCTCACAAGGAAACTGTGGAACAATTGCAG GCCAAAAACAGAGAACTGCTCAAACAGGTTGCAGCATTGTCAAAGGGTAAAAAGTTTGATAAAAGTGGGAGTATCCTCACATCTCCTTGA
- the FAM76B gene encoding protein FAM76B isoform X4 has protein sequence MAAAGAAAAPALYACTKCNQRYPFEELSQGQQLCKECRIAHPIVKCTYCRSEFQQESKTNTICKKCAQNVKQFGTPKPCQYCNIIAAFIGTKCQRCTNSEKKYGPPQTCEQCKQQCAFDRKEEGRRKVDGKLLCWLCTLSYKRVLQKTKEQRKSLGSSHSNSSSSSLTEKDQHHSKHHHHHHHHHRHSSSHHKISNLSPEQDQGLWKQSSINQSADSGGTDNFVLISQLKEEVMSLKRLLQQRDQTILEKDKKLTELKADFQYQESNLRTKMNSMEKAHKETVEQLQAKNRELLKQVAALSKGKKFDKSGSILTSP, from the exons atggcggcggcgggcgcggcggccgcCCCGGCGCTTTATGCGTGCACCAAGTGCAACCAGCGGTACCCGTTCGAGGAGCTCTCgcagggccagcagctgtgcaag GAGTGCCGCATCGCCCACCCCATCGTGAAGTGCACCTACTGCCGCTCCGAGTTCCAGCAGGAGAG CAAAACCAACACAATATGCAAGAAATGTGCCCAAAACGTGAAGCAGTTCGGAACG cccAAGCCTTGTCAGTATTGTAACATTATAGCAGCATTTATTGGCACCAAATGCCAGCGTTGCACCAACTCGGAGAAGAAGTATGGCCCGCCTCAGACCTGTGAGCAGTGCAAACAGCAATGTGCTTTTGATCGAAAagaggaggggagaaggaag GTTGATGGAAAGTTGTTGTGTTGGCTCTGTACGCTGTCCTACAAGAGAGTGTTACAGAAGACAAAAGAACAGAGGAAGAGCCTGGGATCTTCACATTCCaactcctcatcctcatctctTACTGAGAAAGACCAGCATCATTCAAAacaccaccaccatcaccaccatcatcatcgTCACAGCAGCAGTCATCATAA AATCAGCAATCTGAGTCCAGAACAAGATCAGGGACTATGGAAACAGAG CTCTATAAATCAGTCTGCAGACAGTGGAGGAACTGACAACTTTGTCCTTATAAGTCAGCTGAAAGAAGAAGTAATGTCACTTAAACGTCTTCTGCAGCAAAGAGATCAGACTATTTTAGAGAAAgataaaaag TTGACAGAATTGAAGGCAGACTTCCAGTACCAAGAGTCTAACTTGAGGACAAAGATGAACAGTATGGAGAAAGCTCACAAGGAAACTGTGGAACAATTGCAG GCCAAAAACAGAGAACTGCTCAAACAGGTTGCAGCATTGTCAAAGGGTAAAAAGTTTGATAAAAGTGGGAGTATCCTCACATCTCCTTGA
- the FAM76B gene encoding protein FAM76B isoform X2 → MAAAGAAAAPALYACTKCNQRYPFEELSQGQQLCKECRIAHPIVKCTYCRSEFQQESKTNTICKKCAQNVKQFGTPKPCQYCNIIAAFIGTKCQRCTNSEKKYGPPQTCEQCKQQCAFDRKEEGRRKVDGKLLCWLCTLSYKRVLQKTKEQRKSLGSSHSNSSSSSLTEKDQHHSKHHHHHHHHHRHSSSHHKISNLSPEQDQGLWKQSHKSSAAIQNETPKKKPKLESKPSNGDSSINQSADSGGTDNFVLISQLKEEVMSLKRLLQQRDQTILEKDKKLTELKADFQYQESNLRTKMNSMEKAHKETVEQLQAKNRELLKQVAALSKGKKFDKSGSILTSP, encoded by the exons atggcggcggcgggcgcggcggccgcCCCGGCGCTTTATGCGTGCACCAAGTGCAACCAGCGGTACCCGTTCGAGGAGCTCTCgcagggccagcagctgtgcaag GAGTGCCGCATCGCCCACCCCATCGTGAAGTGCACCTACTGCCGCTCCGAGTTCCAGCAGGAGAG CAAAACCAACACAATATGCAAGAAATGTGCCCAAAACGTGAAGCAGTTCGGAACG cccAAGCCTTGTCAGTATTGTAACATTATAGCAGCATTTATTGGCACCAAATGCCAGCGTTGCACCAACTCGGAGAAGAAGTATGGCCCGCCTCAGACCTGTGAGCAGTGCAAACAGCAATGTGCTTTTGATCGAAAagaggaggggagaaggaag GTTGATGGAAAGTTGTTGTGTTGGCTCTGTACGCTGTCCTACAAGAGAGTGTTACAGAAGACAAAAGAACAGAGGAAGAGCCTGGGATCTTCACATTCCaactcctcatcctcatctctTACTGAGAAAGACCAGCATCATTCAAAacaccaccaccatcaccaccatcatcatcgTCACAGCAGCAGTCATCATAA AATCAGCAATCTGAGTCCAGAACAAGATCAGGGACTATGGAAACAGAG CCATAAATCCTCTGCAGCTATTCAGAATGAAACtccaaagaaaaaacccaaactggaATCCAAGCCATCAAATGGAGATAG CTCTATAAATCAGTCTGCAGACAGTGGAGGAACTGACAACTTTGTCCTTATAAGTCAGCTGAAAGAAGAAGTAATGTCACTTAAACGTCTTCTGCAGCAAAGAGATCAGACTATTTTAGAGAAAgataaaaag TTGACAGAATTGAAGGCAGACTTCCAGTACCAAGAGTCTAACTTGAGGACAAAGATGAACAGTATGGAGAAAGCTCACAAGGAAACTGTGGAACAATTGCAG GCCAAAAACAGAGAACTGCTCAAACAGGTTGCAGCATTGTCAAAGGGTAAAAAGTTTGATAAAAGTGGGAGTATCCTCACATCTCCTTGA